One stretch of Chryseobacterium indologenes DNA includes these proteins:
- a CDS encoding 2Fe-2S iron-sulfur cluster-binding protein, translating to MSEEVKKFKITIDGQTTEVLPGTSILEAARQIGGKSVPPAMCYYSKLETSGGRCRTCLVEVSKGSEADPRPMPKLVASCRTNVMDGMEVKNLTSEKAQEGRKAVTEFLLVNHPLDCPICDQAGECHLQDLGYEHGVESTRTEFERNTYEADDLGPHIKLNMNRCILCARCVLAANQLTGEREHGILFRGDHAEISTYLNKALDNDFIGNVIDVCPVGALTDRTARFASRVWFTKPMNASCKCDKCSGKAVVWMKGDEIVRVTARKDQWGEVEEFICDTCRFERKALSDWNIEGPRHIDRHSVISLNHYEKPKDELRVLDNPMAKEISEKDEK from the coding sequence ATGAGCGAAGAAGTTAAAAAATTCAAAATAACTATAGACGGACAGACTACTGAAGTTTTGCCTGGTACTTCTATTTTGGAAGCTGCAAGACAAATTGGTGGTAAATCTGTACCTCCTGCTATGTGTTACTACAGCAAATTAGAAACCAGTGGCGGAAGATGCAGAACTTGTCTTGTAGAAGTTTCTAAAGGATCTGAAGCAGATCCGCGTCCTATGCCAAAATTGGTAGCAAGCTGCAGAACAAACGTAATGGACGGTATGGAAGTTAAAAACCTTACTTCTGAGAAAGCTCAGGAAGGAAGAAAAGCGGTTACCGAGTTCTTATTGGTAAATCACCCGCTAGACTGTCCTATCTGTGACCAGGCAGGAGAATGTCACCTTCAGGACTTAGGATATGAACATGGTGTAGAAAGCACAAGAACAGAATTCGAAAGAAATACTTATGAAGCTGACGATCTTGGGCCACACATTAAATTGAACATGAACCGTTGTATTCTTTGTGCAAGATGTGTATTAGCAGCCAACCAATTGACAGGTGAAAGAGAACACGGTATTCTTTTCAGAGGAGATCATGCTGAAATTTCAACCTATTTAAATAAAGCTTTAGATAATGACTTCATCGGAAACGTTATCGACGTTTGTCCTGTAGGAGCTTTAACAGACAGAACAGCCCGTTTTGCCAGCAGAGTATGGTTTACAAAGCCGATGAATGCTTCTTGCAAGTGCGATAAGTGTTCAGGAAAAGCTGTAGTTTGGATGAAAGGTGACGAAATCGTAAGAGTTACTGCAAGAAAAGACCAGTGGGGTGAAGTTGAAGAATTCATCTGTGATACTTGTCGTTTCGAAAGAAAAGCATTATCAGACTGGAATATCGAAGGTCCTAGACATATCGACAGACACTCTGTCATTTCATTGAACCACTACGAAAAACCAAAAGATGAGCTAAGAGTTTTAGACAATCCGATGGCTAAGGAAATCAGTGAAAAAGACGAAAAATAA
- a CDS encoding NuoI/complex I 23 kDa subunit family protein, which produces MKLTNRSKVVSNKEMTLAEKIYLPAIFTGMGITFKHAVRTVIKGAPAVYSYPEVQKPRTTIWRGQHVLKRDEEGRERCTACGLCAVACPAEAITMTAAERTKEEKGLYREEKYASVYEINMLRCIFCGMCEEACPKSAIYLTDRLVDVETNRGSFIYGKDKLVEKINERIDITTRQSEKQKNAVK; this is translated from the coding sequence ATGAAACTTACAAACAGATCAAAAGTTGTTTCCAATAAAGAAATGACCCTTGCTGAAAAAATCTACTTACCTGCTATCTTTACAGGGATGGGGATTACATTTAAGCATGCTGTAAGAACCGTGATAAAAGGTGCTCCCGCAGTATATTCGTATCCGGAAGTACAGAAGCCAAGAACAACCATCTGGAGAGGCCAGCACGTTTTGAAAAGAGACGAAGAAGGCAGAGAAAGATGTACCGCTTGCGGACTTTGTGCGGTAGCTTGTCCTGCAGAAGCCATTACAATGACGGCTGCTGAAAGAACTAAAGAAGAAAAAGGTCTTTACAGAGAAGAGAAATATGCTTCAGTATATGAAATCAATATGCTGAGATGTATTTTCTGCGGTATGTGTGAAGAAGCTTGTCCTAAATCTGCCATCTATCTAACAGACAGACTGGTAGACGTAGAAACCAACAGAGGTTCTTTCATCTATGGAAAAGATAAATTAGTTGAAAAAATAAATGAAAGGATTGATATCACCACAAGACAATCCGAGAAACAAAAAAATGCGGTAAAATAA
- the nuoK gene encoding NADH-quinone oxidoreductase subunit NuoK gives MGEVNTFIQSIPLDYFIILCSVLFCLGVMGVLLRKNAIVILGCVELMLNSVNLLLAAFSAYKGNGDGQLLVFFIMVVAAAEVAVGLAIIAMLYRNTRSVDVSIFNKLRG, from the coding sequence ATGGGAGAAGTAAATACATTTATACAAAGCATCCCTTTGGACTACTTCATTATCCTTTGTTCAGTATTATTCTGCTTAGGAGTAATGGGCGTATTGCTTAGAAAAAATGCTATTGTGATTCTGGGCTGTGTAGAGCTTATGCTTAATTCTGTCAACCTTTTATTGGCTGCTTTTTCAGCATACAAAGGCAACGGAGACGGACAGCTTTTAGTGTTCTTCATTATGGTGGTTGCTGCTGCTGAAGTAGCGGTAGGTCTGGCAATTATTGCTATGCTGTATAGAAATACCCGTTCTGTAGATGTTAGTATATTTAATAAATTAAGAGGATAA
- a CDS encoding NADH-quinone oxidoreductase subunit J family protein, translated as MDQFLFFLVAFLAVSSAVYFVFAKNPLYAILSLIVTMFSIAGMYILLNAQFLAIIQIIVYAGAIMVLFLYILMMLNLNKADESKKGNTLKFIGVFTAGLLLVGVLGVFRGVQQNHIVVENVDRGVGLTKNLGRLLFNEYVLPFELASILILAGIVGAVLIGKKDL; from the coding sequence ATGGATCAGTTTTTATTTTTCTTGGTGGCGTTTTTAGCAGTGTCAAGTGCGGTATACTTCGTGTTTGCAAAAAATCCTCTATATGCTATTTTGTCATTAATTGTTACGATGTTTTCAATTGCCGGAATGTACATTCTTCTGAATGCACAGTTCTTAGCAATTATCCAGATTATAGTGTACGCAGGTGCCATCATGGTACTTTTCCTTTACATCTTAATGATGCTTAACCTTAATAAAGCAGACGAAAGTAAGAAGGGTAATACTTTAAAATTTATTGGAGTTTTTACTGCAGGTCTTCTTTTAGTAGGTGTTTTAGGAGTATTCAGAGGAGTTCAGCAAAACCACATTGTTGTTGAGAATGTAGACAGAGGGGTTGGTCTTACAAAGAACCTGGGTAGACTTTTGTTTAATGAATATGTTTTACCGTTTGAGCTTGCTTCCATCCTGATTTTAGCAGGTATTGTAGGCGCGGTATTAATCGGTAAAAAAGATTTATAA
- the nuoH gene encoding NADH-quinone oxidoreductase subunit NuoH: MDLLTFKLILVLALFLLSLTIAAYSTWAERKVASIMQDRIGPNRAGPFGLLQPLADGGKFFFKEDFTPANAEKFLFVLGPALVMFISLITGAVIPWGKSLNIAGTSFDLQVANIDVGVLFIIGMASIGVYGIMIGGWASNNKYSLLGAIRASSQMISYELAMGLALLSIIMMSGSLDLKVITESQTTGKLWGVIPWGSGMNWNIFYQPIAFLVFFVAALAETNRHPFDLPECESELVTGYSTEYSSMKLGLYMFGEYVNMFISNAFMVVLFFGGYNYPGIEWVTQNWGENVAGILSIVAFLTKTVIGILIFMWIRWTLPRFRYDQLMHLGWKTLIPMALVNLLITGAVILAFAN, from the coding sequence ATGGATTTACTTACATTTAAACTTATACTTGTACTAGCACTTTTCTTGCTTTCGTTAACGATTGCAGCCTACTCTACCTGGGCAGAAAGAAAAGTAGCCTCTATTATGCAGGATAGAATTGGTCCTAACAGAGCTGGACCATTCGGATTACTGCAACCTCTTGCTGACGGTGGTAAGTTCTTCTTTAAAGAAGACTTTACGCCAGCCAATGCTGAAAAATTCCTTTTCGTATTGGGACCAGCTTTAGTAATGTTTATTTCACTAATCACTGGGGCAGTTATTCCTTGGGGTAAAAGTTTAAATATTGCAGGTACTTCTTTTGATCTTCAGGTAGCTAATATTGACGTTGGTGTACTATTCATCATCGGAATGGCTTCTATTGGGGTTTACGGAATTATGATCGGAGGTTGGGCTTCGAACAATAAATATTCATTATTAGGTGCTATCCGTGCTTCTTCTCAGATGATTTCTTATGAATTGGCAATGGGACTAGCGCTTCTTTCTATCATTATGATGTCTGGAAGCTTAGATTTGAAAGTAATCACTGAAAGTCAGACTACCGGAAAATTATGGGGAGTTATTCCTTGGGGTTCAGGAATGAACTGGAATATTTTCTACCAGCCAATCGCTTTCCTTGTATTCTTTGTAGCGGCTTTAGCTGAAACTAACAGACACCCGTTCGATTTACCTGAGTGTGAATCTGAATTGGTAACAGGATACTCTACAGAATACTCTTCCATGAAGTTAGGTTTATATATGTTCGGGGAATACGTGAACATGTTTATCTCTAATGCATTCATGGTAGTACTTTTCTTCGGAGGATACAACTATCCTGGTATTGAATGGGTAACTCAGAACTGGGGAGAAAACGTTGCAGGAATCTTAAGTATCGTAGCATTCTTAACGAAGACTGTCATCGGAATTCTGATCTTCATGTGGATCAGATGGACACTTCCAAGATTCAGATATGACCAGTTAATGCACTTAGGATGGAAAACATTAATCCCAATGGCATTGGTAAACCTATTAATTACAGGAGCTGTAATTTTAGCATTTGCAAACTAA